One genomic region from Candidatus Eisenbacteria bacterium encodes:
- a CDS encoding ParB/RepB/Spo0J family partition protein has translation MTKRVLGRGLEALLSASPVNAGAAETSPRVDEVPVHLIVPSEAQPRRRFDPSRIAELAESIRQKGILQPLVVRRRGDRYQIVAGERRYLAAKQARLEKVPVVIREVPDEEMLQWALIENLQREDLDPVEEAEAFRILIEEKRMTHEEVSTLVGRDRTSITNSIRLLQLAEPILRALGEGRITPGHGRALLQVPAGLPRNRLFNKILRGGLSVRRTEELARGVRPTKKQERKKTVATNPEIATLEEKLRHRLGTRVRIHTAGKGGTIEIEFYGPDDFDRVFAELMAGAEESG, from the coding sequence ATGACGAAGCGGGTGCTGGGGAGAGGGCTCGAAGCACTGCTATCGGCTAGTCCCGTGAACGCGGGAGCAGCGGAGACCTCTCCGCGCGTCGATGAGGTCCCTGTTCATCTGATCGTCCCGAGCGAAGCCCAACCGCGCAGGCGTTTCGATCCGAGCCGGATCGCCGAGCTGGCCGAGTCGATCCGCCAGAAGGGTATCCTCCAGCCGCTCGTTGTGCGGCGGAGAGGGGATCGTTATCAGATTGTGGCGGGGGAGAGACGATATCTCGCCGCCAAGCAAGCCCGCCTTGAGAAGGTCCCGGTTGTCATCCGCGAGGTGCCGGACGAGGAGATGCTCCAGTGGGCATTGATTGAAAACCTCCAGAGGGAAGACCTCGACCCGGTGGAGGAGGCGGAGGCCTTCCGGATCCTGATCGAGGAAAAGCGGATGACGCACGAAGAGGTCTCGACTCTCGTCGGGCGGGATCGCACATCGATCACTAACTCGATCCGCCTTCTCCAGCTGGCCGAGCCGATCCTAAGAGCGCTCGGAGAGGGCCGCATCACCCCGGGGCACGGGCGGGCCCTCCTCCAGGTCCCGGCCGGACTCCCGCGCAACCGATTGTTTAACAAGATCTTGCGCGGCGGTCTCTCCGTCCGGAGGACCGAGGAGCTCGCGCGGGGTGTTCGCCCGACCAAGAAGCAGGAAAGGAAGAAGACGGTCGCGACCAACCCGGAGATCGCGACTTTGGAGGAGAAGCTCCGCCATCGTCTTGGGACAAGGGTCCGCATCCATACGGCCGGCAAGGGGGGCACGATCGAGATCGAGTTCTACGGACCGGACGATTTCGATCGGGTGTTCGCTGAGCTGATGGCGGGGGCGGAGGAATCGGGTTAG